A region from the Dendropsophus ebraccatus isolate aDenEbr1 chromosome 1, aDenEbr1.pat, whole genome shotgun sequence genome encodes:
- the CDX1 gene encoding homeobox protein CDX-1 isoform X1 yields the protein MYVGYLLDKDSNMYPNPVRHPGLNLNPQNYVPAPPQYSDFASYHHVPGINSDPHHGQPGGTWSSPYAPSRDDWHSYGPGPTASSTNPGQIGFSPPDFNPVQPPGSGLLPPSMNSTAPPLSPSAQRRNPYDWMRRSGVPQSNPSNENLVLIPGKGEEHGQGKTRTKDKYRVVYTDHQRLELEKEFHYSRYITIRRKAELAATLSLTERQVKIWFQNRRAKERKVNKKKMQQQTQQATTTTPTPPTVGTTAGMGGICSSSSSNSNMVSPTALTIKEEYLS from the exons ATGTACGTGGGTTATCTTTTGGATAAGGACAGCAATATGTACCCCAACCCCGTCAGGCACCCGGGCCTGAACCTCAACCCCCaaaattatgttcctgcacctccTCAGTATTCTGATTTTGCCAGTTACCATCACGTCCCTGGAATTAACAGCGATCCACATCATGGGCAGCCGGGTGGCACCTGGAGCTCCCCGTATGCTCCCAGCAGAGATGACTGGCATTCTTATGGACCAGGACCAACCGCATCTTCTACCAACCCTGGACAGATTGGATTCAGCCCACCTGATTTTAATCCCGTTCAGCCACCAGGCTCTGGACTTTTGCCACCATCTATGAACAGCACTGCGCCTCCTTTGTCCCCTAGCGCACAGAGGCGCAATCCTTACGATTGGATGAGGCGTAGCGGAGTCCCACAGAGTAACcccagtaatg AAAATCTTGTATTGATCCCAGGCAAGGGTGAGGAGCACGGACAAG GTAAGACAAGAACAAAAGACAAATACCGCGTTGTATACACAGACCATCAGCGTCTCGAGTTGGAGAAAGAATTTCACTACAGTCGCTACATTACAATACGCAGGAAGGCAGAGTTGGCAGCCACATTGTCACTAACAGAGCGACAG GTAAAAATCTGGTTCCAAAATCGAAGGGCAAAAGAAAGAAAAGTTAACAAGAAGAAGATGCAACAGCAAACTCAACAAGCGACCACGACCACACCTACACCCCCCACTGTTGGCACCACTGCAGGGATGGGAGGCAtttgcagcagcagtagtagcaaCAGTAACATGGTATCACCAACAGCACTGACTATCAAAGAAGAATATCTCTCATGA
- the CDX1 gene encoding homeobox protein CDX-1 isoform X2: MYVGYLLDKDSNMYPNPVRHPGLNLNPQNYVPAPPQYSDFASYHHVPGINSDPHHGQPGGTWSSPYAPSRDDWHSYGPGPTASSTNPGQIGFSPPDFNPVQPPGSGLLPPSMNSTAPPLSPSAQRRNPYDWMRRSGVPQSNPSNGKTRTKDKYRVVYTDHQRLELEKEFHYSRYITIRRKAELAATLSLTERQVKIWFQNRRAKERKVNKKKMQQQTQQATTTTPTPPTVGTTAGMGGICSSSSSNSNMVSPTALTIKEEYLS; the protein is encoded by the exons ATGTACGTGGGTTATCTTTTGGATAAGGACAGCAATATGTACCCCAACCCCGTCAGGCACCCGGGCCTGAACCTCAACCCCCaaaattatgttcctgcacctccTCAGTATTCTGATTTTGCCAGTTACCATCACGTCCCTGGAATTAACAGCGATCCACATCATGGGCAGCCGGGTGGCACCTGGAGCTCCCCGTATGCTCCCAGCAGAGATGACTGGCATTCTTATGGACCAGGACCAACCGCATCTTCTACCAACCCTGGACAGATTGGATTCAGCCCACCTGATTTTAATCCCGTTCAGCCACCAGGCTCTGGACTTTTGCCACCATCTATGAACAGCACTGCGCCTCCTTTGTCCCCTAGCGCACAGAGGCGCAATCCTTACGATTGGATGAGGCGTAGCGGAGTCCCACAGAGTAACcccagtaatg GTAAGACAAGAACAAAAGACAAATACCGCGTTGTATACACAGACCATCAGCGTCTCGAGTTGGAGAAAGAATTTCACTACAGTCGCTACATTACAATACGCAGGAAGGCAGAGTTGGCAGCCACATTGTCACTAACAGAGCGACAG GTAAAAATCTGGTTCCAAAATCGAAGGGCAAAAGAAAGAAAAGTTAACAAGAAGAAGATGCAACAGCAAACTCAACAAGCGACCACGACCACACCTACACCCCCCACTGTTGGCACCACTGCAGGGATGGGAGGCAtttgcagcagcagtagtagcaaCAGTAACATGGTATCACCAACAGCACTGACTATCAAAGAAGAATATCTCTCATGA